The following are from one region of the Prevotella sp. HUN102 genome:
- a CDS encoding MATE family efflux transporter has product MNQRYREILALAVPSIVSNITVPLLGLADLMVVGHIGNENYIGAIAVGSMIFNIIYWVLGFLRMGTSGMTSQAYGAEAWDEALRILVRALVIGLGMGLLFIVAQRPIEWAMLRAMSTPASSVSLVQSYFRIAIWGAPAMLGLYGLMGWFIGMQNTKVPMLTAIVQNIVNIGASLFFVFVLGWRIEGVAMGTLIAQWAGFLMAAAVLYGGLRRQYFFEGRAEISWTLLRSTLTYLEAWKRFFVVNRDIFLRTLCLVAVNLFFTSAGGRQGAMMLAVNTLLMTMFTLFSYFMDGFAYAGEALSGKLYGANDGQGLRKMVRSLFVIGLWTVVVFTLVYAVGGLDFLRLLTDEERVVLASRPYLIWGCLIPVSGVAAFIFDGIFIGLTETKGMLVSSAVAMACFFVFYFLAWPYMGNNALWIAFLMFLGIRGLLQFVWFRKRGDWKL; this is encoded by the coding sequence ATACAGAGAAATATTGGCATTGGCGGTTCCGTCCATTGTCAGCAACATAACCGTGCCGCTGCTCGGACTGGCCGACCTGATGGTGGTGGGGCATATCGGCAACGAGAACTACATCGGAGCAATCGCAGTAGGTTCGATGATTTTCAACATCATCTACTGGGTGCTCGGTTTTCTGCGTATGGGAACCAGTGGTATGACCTCGCAGGCCTACGGAGCCGAAGCGTGGGACGAGGCTTTGCGCATTCTCGTTCGTGCCCTTGTCATCGGTTTGGGTATGGGACTGCTCTTCATCGTTGCGCAGCGGCCCATCGAGTGGGCGATGCTCCGTGCTATGAGCACGCCTGCCTCTTCCGTGTCGCTCGTGCAGTCTTATTTCAGGATTGCGATATGGGGCGCGCCTGCAATGCTCGGACTCTACGGACTTATGGGATGGTTTATCGGTATGCAGAACACGAAAGTGCCGATGCTGACGGCGATTGTGCAGAACATCGTGAACATTGGGGCTTCGCTTTTCTTCGTTTTTGTCTTGGGATGGAGGATAGAAGGCGTGGCAATGGGCACGCTGATAGCCCAGTGGGCAGGCTTTCTTATGGCAGCAGCCGTGCTGTACGGAGGGTTAAGGAGACAGTATTTCTTCGAGGGCAGGGCTGAAATATCGTGGACTCTGCTCCGTTCCACGCTTACTTATCTTGAAGCGTGGAAGAGATTCTTCGTCGTAAACCGTGACATCTTCCTCCGAACGCTGTGCCTCGTGGCCGTGAATCTGTTCTTTACCAGTGCTGGTGGTAGGCAGGGAGCGATGATGTTGGCCGTGAATACGCTGCTGATGACGATGTTCACGCTCTTTTCTTACTTTATGGACGGCTTTGCCTATGCCGGCGAAGCACTGAGCGGGAAACTCTATGGGGCGAACGATGGGCAGGGACTTCGGAAAATGGTACGGAGTTTGTTTGTCATAGGGCTGTGGACGGTGGTTGTCTTCACGCTCGTCTATGCTGTCGGGGGACTGGATTTTCTCCGTCTGCTCACCGATGAGGAGCGTGTGGTGCTGGCATCAAGACCTTATCTGATATGGGGTTGTCTGATTCCTGTTTCCGGCGTTGCGGCATTCATCTTCGACGGCATCTTCATCGGTCTGACCGAAACCAAGGGAATGCTCGTTTCTTCAGCCGTGGCAATGGCGTGTTTCTTTGTCTTCTATTTCCTTGCGTGGCCGTATATGGGCAACAATGCGCTGTGGATAGCCTTCCTGATGTTCCTCGGAATCAGGGGATTATTGCAGTTCGTGTGGTTCAGGAAACGGGGAGATTGGAAGTTATGA
- a CDS encoding metallophosphoesterase: protein MWIIFFFLLPILGSAYIGWHVWQILPLSVLWKWVIVCLLIACLICFFANFILGLDHYPMPVSKFLYALGNSTLFIALYLAMVFIVLDLGRLVRLVPKSFLHDSLPGTVSILIFMMGIFTYGYFNYKHKVRVPLTLKSGKRLTAPKRIVMLSDLHLGYHNTAEDFHEWVDKVNAERPDLVLIAGDIIDGSMRAINSQDMADEFRRLKAPIYACLGNHEYYGGKGDALKFYTEAGIKLLVDESVDVPLGGDTITVIGRDDRTNARRKPIKELMNTTSRKHYTIVLDHQPYNLERAAQAGVDFQLSGHTHYGQVWPISWIEDAIYENAFGPLRKGNTEYYVTSGIGIWGAKFRIGTRSEYVVAELK, encoded by the coding sequence ATGTGGATAATATTCTTTTTTCTTTTGCCTATATTGGGTAGTGCTTACATTGGTTGGCACGTGTGGCAGATTCTGCCCCTTAGCGTGCTGTGGAAGTGGGTCATCGTCTGTCTGCTGATAGCGTGTCTCATCTGTTTCTTTGCGAACTTCATTCTGGGACTTGACCATTACCCGATGCCCGTCTCCAAGTTTCTGTACGCTTTGGGCAACTCCACCCTCTTCATAGCGTTGTATCTTGCAATGGTGTTCATCGTGCTCGACCTTGGCAGACTGGTTCGGCTTGTGCCCAAATCGTTCCTTCACGACAGCCTTCCGGGCACCGTTTCCATTCTGATATTTATGATGGGAATCTTTACCTACGGCTATTTCAACTACAAGCACAAGGTGCGTGTACCGCTGACGCTGAAGAGCGGGAAACGGCTTACAGCTCCGAAGAGAATCGTTATGCTGAGCGATCTTCATCTGGGCTATCACAACACGGCAGAAGACTTCCACGAATGGGTGGACAAAGTGAATGCCGAGCGGCCCGACCTCGTGCTGATAGCCGGCGACATCATCGACGGAAGTATGCGTGCCATCAACAGTCAGGATATGGCAGACGAGTTCCGGCGGCTGAAAGCACCGATATATGCCTGCTTGGGCAACCACGAATACTACGGAGGAAAGGGCGATGCGTTGAAGTTTTATACTGAAGCAGGGATAAAACTGCTCGTGGACGAGAGCGTGGACGTGCCTCTCGGTGGCGACACGATAACCGTAATCGGACGGGACGACCGGACGAATGCAAGGCGAAAGCCAATAAAGGAACTGATGAACACAACTTCTCGGAAACACTACACCATCGTTCTCGACCATCAACCCTACAATCTCGAGCGTGCAGCACAGGCGGGAGTGGACTTCCAACTCTCGGGACACACGCACTACGGACAGGTTTGGCCCATCAGTTGGATAGAGGATGCCATCTACGAGAATGCTTTCGGCCCTCTCAGAAAGGGCAATACGGAATACTATGTAACGTCGGGTATCGGCATCTGGGGTGCAAAATTCCGTATCGGCACACGTTCGGAGTATGTGGTTGCAGAGTTGAAGTAG
- a CDS encoding asparaginase: MKRTNRVLLIYTGGTIGMGCNKKTGALEPLDFSHLVDNVPEFKHIETEIDTYQFSPAIDSSNMSPKMWAQLVDIVAERYELYDGFVILHGTDTMAYTAAALSFMFENLTKPVVLTGSQLPIGQLRTDGKENLMASIELASAHHQDGTPCVPEVSIYFNGHLLRGNRATKQNAEEFNAFDSFNYPHLCEAGVNFTFNEHSILKPDYTKPMIPHREMDNNVIVFSLFPGLEENIVKHLLDAPELRGIVMRSYGSGNAPQVPWLVELLKEAASRGVVVVNVSQCITGQVEMGRYDTGYQLKDADIVSGYDTTVEAAIAKLMFLQAKFKDADTVREYMKKSIAGEITIPEQG, translated from the coding sequence ATGAAAAGAACAAATAGAGTACTATTGATTTATACTGGCGGAACGATAGGTATGGGGTGCAACAAAAAGACCGGTGCGCTCGAGCCTCTTGACTTCAGCCATTTGGTTGATAATGTTCCTGAGTTCAAACACATTGAGACAGAAATAGACACTTACCAGTTCTCTCCCGCCATTGACTCCTCTAATATGTCGCCGAAGATGTGGGCACAGTTGGTGGATATCGTTGCGGAGAGATACGAACTCTACGACGGATTCGTGATACTTCACGGCACGGACACGATGGCCTACACGGCGGCCGCGCTGTCGTTTATGTTCGAGAATCTCACGAAACCGGTTGTTCTCACCGGTTCGCAGCTTCCCATCGGGCAGTTGAGAACCGACGGCAAGGAAAATCTGATGGCGAGTATCGAACTGGCGTCGGCTCATCATCAGGACGGAACGCCCTGCGTGCCCGAAGTGAGCATCTATTTCAACGGACACCTGTTGCGAGGTAACCGTGCCACAAAGCAAAATGCCGAAGAGTTCAACGCCTTTGATTCTTTCAATTATCCTCATCTTTGCGAGGCCGGAGTGAACTTCACGTTCAACGAGCACAGCATTCTGAAGCCCGACTACACGAAACCGATGATCCCCCACAGGGAAATGGACAACAACGTAATCGTGTTCTCCCTCTTCCCCGGCCTTGAGGAAAACATCGTGAAGCATCTTCTGGACGCTCCCGAACTGAGAGGAATCGTGATGCGCTCCTATGGCAGCGGCAACGCGCCGCAGGTGCCTTGGCTGGTGGAGCTGCTGAAGGAGGCTGCCAGCCGCGGCGTGGTGGTGGTAAACGTCAGCCAGTGCATTACCGGACAGGTGGAAATGGGACGCTACGACACCGGCTATCAGCTCAAGGATGCCGACATCGTGAGCGGATACGACACCACCGTTGAGGCTGCCATCGCGAAACTGATGTTCCTTCAGGCTAAGTTCAAGGACGCCGACACGGTAAGGGAATATATGAAGAAGTCCATTGCCGGCGAGATAACCATTCCCGAACAGGGATAA
- a CDS encoding isoprenylcysteine carboxyl methyltransferase family protein has translation MQYIIITFIFFFALRLVSLSYSIRNEKRLLKKGAKQYGRFNSLLLTLAHIAYYFGALYEAYDSGTDFNSVSVAGVGVMAFAYAMLFYVIYKLRDVWTVKLYILPEHRIERSFLFRTVRHPNYFLNIIPELVGVALLCNAWLTFSVGFPLYLTLLVVRINQEDKAMEDLWDAED, from the coding sequence ATGCAGTACATTATTATTACATTCATTTTTTTCTTTGCGTTGCGACTCGTTTCGCTCTCGTATTCCATCCGTAACGAAAAACGTCTGCTGAAGAAAGGGGCGAAACAATACGGCAGGTTCAACTCCCTTCTGCTCACTCTGGCGCACATAGCCTATTACTTCGGGGCACTTTACGAGGCCTACGACAGCGGCACCGACTTCAATTCTGTCTCTGTTGCCGGTGTGGGCGTTATGGCGTTTGCCTACGCTATGCTCTTCTATGTCATCTATAAATTGCGAGACGTCTGGACGGTAAAGCTCTATATTCTGCCCGAACACCGTATTGAGCGGAGCTTTCTCTTCCGCACGGTGCGCCATCCCAACTATTTTCTGAACATCATTCCCGAACTCGTGGGCGTGGCTCTGCTCTGCAATGCGTGGCTTACGTTCTCCGTAGGTTTCCCTCTTTACTTGACTTTGCTTGTAGTGCGCATCAATCAGGAGGACAAAGCTATGGAGGATCTCTGGGATGCCGAGGACTGA
- the dapA gene encoding 4-hydroxy-tetrahydrodipicolinate synthase has product MQNVFHGLGVALITPFKTSGEVDYEALERLIEYQLENGADFFCILATTGENPCLSAEEKTEITNFVKKTVRGRVPILKYCGGNYTAEVIKEIKTADWNGIDGILSICPYYNKPSQEGLYQHFKAIAQVSPVPVILYNVPGRTGINMKAETTVRIASEFPNVVGIKEASGDLEQVDEIMKNKPKHFEVISGDDALTFPMIVSGAVGVISVIGNALPKEFSRMIRLEFNGEFEAARKIHHQFTELYKLLFVDGNPAGCKALLNDMGMIENILRLPLVPTRIETKQKMNEILKGMRL; this is encoded by the coding sequence ATGCAGAATGTATTTCACGGACTGGGCGTTGCACTTATCACTCCATTCAAGACAAGTGGAGAAGTGGACTATGAAGCTCTCGAAAGACTGATAGAATATCAGCTTGAGAACGGAGCCGACTTCTTTTGTATTCTCGCCACAACAGGCGAAAACCCTTGTTTGTCGGCAGAAGAGAAGACAGAAATTACCAATTTCGTTAAAAAGACGGTCAGAGGCAGAGTGCCTATATTGAAATACTGCGGTGGAAACTACACGGCAGAGGTCATTAAAGAAATCAAGACTGCCGACTGGAACGGCATAGACGGTATTCTGAGCATCTGCCCCTACTACAACAAACCGAGCCAAGAAGGCTTGTATCAGCACTTCAAGGCCATTGCACAGGTGTCGCCGGTGCCTGTGATTCTCTACAACGTTCCCGGCCGAACAGGCATCAATATGAAGGCAGAGACCACCGTGCGCATCGCTTCCGAGTTTCCAAACGTCGTGGGAATAAAGGAAGCATCGGGCGATTTGGAGCAGGTGGACGAGATTATGAAGAACAAGCCGAAGCACTTTGAGGTAATCAGCGGCGACGACGCACTAACGTTCCCAATGATTGTAAGTGGTGCCGTGGGCGTGATTTCGGTAATCGGCAATGCACTTCCGAAGGAGTTTTCGCGAATGATTCGCCTCGAGTTCAACGGAGAATTTGAAGCTGCGCGGAAAATTCACCACCAATTCACAGAACTCTACAAGCTGCTCTTCGTAGACGGCAATCCCGCGGGCTGCAAGGCTCTGCTCAACGATATGGGAATGATAGAGAATATTCTCCGACTCCCACTTGTTCCGACACGCATCGAGACGAAACAGAAAATGAACGAAATACTGAAAGGGATGAGACTTTAA
- the truA gene encoding tRNA pseudouridine(38-40) synthase TruA has product MQRYFITFSYDGTAYHGWQYQPNGITVQEVLEKALSTLLRETTSVTGAGRTDAGVHARKMVAHFDTEATFDAAQLKYKLNRLLPRDVSVSGIAAVPEDLHSRFSAASRTYHYYIHQTKNPFLRQYSCPMSYELDFDRMNNAARYLLGEKDFKCFCKAGADAKTTICTVTEARWYKTVNEVSASEDGEGEWCFVITANRFLRNMVRAVVGTLIDVGRGKISLEDFKAIVDNGTRCDAGESMPGNALFLWDVKYDGQTELKSGRADEEISL; this is encoded by the coding sequence ATGCAAAGATACTTTATCACATTTTCATACGACGGAACGGCCTATCACGGCTGGCAATACCAGCCCAACGGCATTACGGTACAGGAGGTTTTGGAGAAAGCTCTGTCCACGCTGCTGCGCGAAACCACGAGCGTTACCGGCGCAGGACGCACTGACGCAGGGGTTCACGCACGAAAGATGGTTGCACATTTCGACACGGAGGCAACCTTTGATGCCGCTCAGCTCAAGTACAAACTGAACCGACTGCTGCCGCGCGACGTTTCAGTAAGCGGAATCGCTGCCGTTCCGGAGGATTTGCATTCGAGGTTTTCGGCTGCATCCAGAACCTACCATTACTACATCCATCAGACAAAGAACCCCTTTCTGCGCCAGTATTCCTGTCCGATGTCCTATGAGCTGGACTTCGACAGGATGAACAACGCAGCAAGGTATCTGCTGGGCGAAAAGGATTTCAAGTGTTTCTGCAAGGCTGGTGCCGACGCGAAGACTACAATCTGCACCGTAACCGAAGCCCGATGGTACAAAACGGTCAATGAGGTGTCGGCCAGTGAGGACGGAGAGGGCGAATGGTGTTTCGTGATTACAGCCAACCGATTTCTCCGCAATATGGTGCGCGCCGTTGTGGGAACGCTCATCGACGTGGGCAGAGGCAAGATTTCGCTCGAAGATTTCAAGGCAATCGTAGACAACGGCACCCGATGCGACGCCGGAGAGAGTATGCCCGGCAATGCGCTCTTCCTATGGGACGTGAAGTACGACGGACAGACGGAGCTTAAAAGCGGACGAGCGGACGAGGAGATTTCCCTTTAG
- a CDS encoding OsmC family protein, with product MITAKHEGNYRIALTYAGNGSVTHTDAPKEYKGLGEFPSPADFLAEALTACALTTAAIWATGHEISAEGFWAEVEGMEVDKDTYSLASIVIRFHVSAAIPENLRKRLESATLRSCLVGNSLKSEKQFVFDYDL from the coding sequence ATGATTACAGCAAAACACGAGGGCAACTACCGCATTGCCCTTACTTACGCCGGAAACGGCAGCGTAACGCACACGGATGCACCAAAAGAATATAAAGGACTGGGCGAGTTTCCATCACCGGCAGACTTCCTTGCAGAGGCTCTCACAGCCTGCGCACTCACCACGGCTGCCATCTGGGCAACAGGACACGAGATAAGTGCCGAAGGATTCTGGGCAGAAGTGGAAGGAATGGAGGTAGACAAGGACACTTACAGTCTGGCTTCCATCGTCATCCGATTCCACGTTTCAGCTGCCATTCCCGAGAATCTGCGCAAGCGTCTTGAGTCGGCTACCCTCCGCAGCTGCCTCGTGGGCAACAGCCTGAAGTCTGAAAAGCAGTTCGTATTCGACTACGACCTCTAA
- a CDS encoding AraC family transcriptional regulator: MTSKKDFKLMFTTDFYQLCSSELSDCCAHIICTAGEGGFVYNESCFHLQKNSLAVISHPDEVSNLAATDDFHIEMFAADYKFLNNILPSNNYSIGGSMSLYQNPVLPLSADNAQKFLDDIHHLRRRINDDSFLFYQEIIASMCLTMMYDIFEFHAIHYGSTATTDRANYIVKEFLQLLSTGITRTERNASYFADRLNVSMKYLSSTVKRTTGNTVTSYIDRVTIPILRRYLDDEKLSFSQIADIMNFSSLSYFSRYCIKHLGVTPSEYRIRRQPKKM; this comes from the coding sequence ATGACAAGCAAAAAAGACTTTAAATTAATGTTCACAACCGACTTCTATCAGTTGTGCAGCAGCGAATTAAGTGATTGTTGCGCTCATATCATCTGCACAGCCGGAGAAGGCGGTTTTGTGTATAATGAATCCTGTTTTCACTTACAGAAAAACAGTCTTGCCGTAATCTCCCACCCCGATGAGGTAAGCAATCTTGCTGCTACCGACGATTTCCACATAGAAATGTTTGCTGCCGACTATAAGTTTCTGAACAACATCTTGCCCTCTAATAATTATAGCATAGGGGGCAGTATGAGTCTTTATCAGAATCCTGTGCTGCCTTTGTCAGCAGATAACGCCCAAAAATTTCTTGATGATATCCATCATCTACGCCGTCGCATCAACGATGACAGTTTCCTTTTTTATCAGGAAATCATTGCCAGTATGTGTCTCACGATGATGTATGATATTTTTGAATTCCACGCCATTCACTATGGCAGCACAGCCACTACCGACCGTGCCAATTACATTGTGAAGGAGTTTCTGCAATTGCTTTCCACCGGCATTACACGAACAGAGCGCAACGCATCTTATTTTGCCGACCGGCTGAACGTGTCGATGAAATACCTCTCAAGCACCGTGAAGCGCACCACAGGAAACACCGTTACATCCTATATCGACAGAGTTACTATTCCCATATTGCGAAGATATCTGGATGATGAGAAACTCTCATTCAGCCAGATAGCAGATATAATGAATTTTTCTTCTCTATCCTATTTCAGCCGTTATTGTATCAAGCATTTGGGAGTTACACCATCCGAATACAGAATAAGACGACAACCGAAGAAAATGTAA
- a CDS encoding flavodoxin — MSIKSIIIAIAAMFVVVGCNGQSKPNVKQQKQGKMKKSIVIFFSHAGENYAVGDIKVGNTKIVADYVSELTGADQYEIVTHKYDGMAYTPLTKLAKEETQNGELPPYEGKAPDLAQYDTVFIGGPIWWGTYPQVMFTLFGDINLDGKTVIPFTTHEGSGLASCVSDVKERYGAAKRH; from the coding sequence ATGAGCATCAAGTCAATCATCATCGCCATTGCCGCTATGTTTGTGGTAGTGGGCTGCAACGGGCAGAGCAAGCCCAATGTTAAACAACAAAAACAGGGAAAAATGAAGAAATCAATCGTTATTTTCTTTTCTCACGCAGGCGAGAACTATGCCGTGGGAGATATAAAAGTGGGCAACACGAAGATTGTAGCCGACTATGTCAGCGAGCTTACTGGTGCCGACCAATATGAAATCGTTACCCATAAATACGACGGTATGGCTTATACGCCGCTTACAAAGTTGGCAAAAGAGGAAACTCAAAATGGAGAATTGCCCCCCTACGAAGGCAAAGCACCCGACCTCGCACAGTATGATACTGTGTTCATCGGCGGGCCGATATGGTGGGGAACCTATCCACAGGTGATGTTCACGCTTTTTGGCGACATCAATCTCGACGGGAAAACCGTCATTCCTTTTACCACACACGAGGGCAGTGGGCTTGCATCGTGCGTGAGTGATGTAAAGGAACGTTATGGCGCAGCAAAACGGCATTGA
- a CDS encoding aldo/keto reductase: MAQQNGIESIHSETDTKIMAWGPLGGEGADGVVKNPILEAVGAKYGKTAAQVALRWLTQRGIVALPKSTHVERMEQNLSIFDFHLADEDMAQIAALNQQDAGFINFSDPDFVKYLIENYG, translated from the coding sequence ATGGCGCAGCAAAACGGCATTGAGTCCATTCATTCTGAAACCGATACCAAAATAATGGCGTGGGGGCCATTGGGTGGAGAGGGAGCAGACGGAGTAGTGAAGAATCCGATATTGGAAGCTGTCGGCGCAAAATATGGCAAGACGGCAGCCCAAGTAGCTTTGCGCTGGCTCACACAACGGGGCATTGTTGCCCTTCCCAAGAGTACGCACGTGGAGCGAATGGAGCAAAACTTAAGTATCTTCGATTTCCATCTTGCCGATGAAGATATGGCACAGATTGCCGCCCTTAATCAGCAAGATGCCGGTTTCATCAACTTCAGCGACCCTGATTTCGTGAAATATCTCATTGAGAATTACGGATAA
- a CDS encoding DapH/DapD/GlmU-related protein, which translates to MKKNVFERLCAGEPVNMFEPDYADAINEMNRTRMAIFDINQLRPDYKKVHEAFDRLFNEPMDETTNIATPCQIDFANQVKLGKNVFINHSLCMMSAGGIEIEDGVQIGPQATIVTTNHDFHNHNTLICGKVIIRRNVWIGCRVTIMPGVTIGENAVVAGGAVVTKDVPPNCVAGGVPAKVIKTIE; encoded by the coding sequence ATGAAGAAGAATGTATTTGAACGGCTATGCGCAGGCGAACCTGTCAATATGTTTGAGCCGGATTATGCTGATGCTATCAATGAAATGAACCGCACGCGTATGGCTATATTCGATATCAATCAGTTGCGTCCCGACTATAAAAAAGTGCACGAAGCTTTCGACAGATTATTCAATGAGCCTATGGACGAAACTACGAATATTGCCACTCCCTGCCAGATTGACTTTGCTAATCAGGTAAAACTGGGTAAGAATGTGTTTATCAACCATTCGCTCTGTATGATGTCGGCAGGTGGCATAGAGATAGAGGATGGGGTGCAGATAGGTCCGCAAGCAACGATCGTAACCACCAATCACGATTTCCATAATCATAATACGCTCATCTGTGGCAAAGTAATCATCAGGAGAAATGTGTGGATTGGCTGTCGGGTAACCATTATGCCCGGTGTGACCATTGGCGAGAATGCTGTTGTTGCCGGCGGAGCTGTTGTAACCAAGGATGTTCCTCCAAACTGTGTAGCCGGTGGAGTTCCCGCAAAAGTAATCAAAACAATAGAATAG
- a CDS encoding nuclear transport factor 2 family protein: MNAQSNKTIEQRIAELEDRIALKNLVDTFSNLSDTKEAELQAQLFTEDATVKTLIDGQVVVELEGRKQIAEVFGNFLATQETIYHINGQQTVTLNGDSAAGISYCQVAMIATVDDKRMITQQGVRYNDEYQKINGRWYIKNRISNFMWRETRELSSK; this comes from the coding sequence ATGAACGCACAAAGTAATAAAACCATAGAACAGCGCATTGCCGAACTTGAAGACCGCATTGCCCTGAAGAATCTTGTAGACACCTTTTCTAACCTTTCCGATACGAAAGAAGCAGAACTGCAAGCACAGCTTTTCACGGAAGACGCAACGGTAAAGACTCTTATAGACGGACAGGTGGTGGTGGAATTAGAAGGCAGGAAACAGATAGCCGAGGTGTTCGGGAACTTTCTTGCCACGCAAGAAACGATCTATCATATCAATGGTCAGCAGACTGTAACCTTGAATGGCGATAGTGCCGCCGGTATCAGCTATTGTCAGGTTGCTATGATTGCCACGGTCGATGACAAGCGAATGATTACCCAACAAGGCGTGCGCTACAATGACGAATATCAGAAAATAAATGGTAGGTGGTATATAAAAAACCGAATATCCAACTTTATGTGGAGAGAAACCAGAGAATTGTCAAGTAAGTAG
- a CDS encoding DNA adenine methylase, translated as MRKQYLSAPLPFQGQKRMFAKEYIKVLRQFPDCTTFVDLFGGSGLLSHIAKCQKPNSTVVYNDFDGYRKRLEALPQTNALLAELRAIMDVPRHKAIMGEQRKQVLSCIRRHEREYGYVDYITLSSSILFSMKYATEYADLEKETLYNKIKGVDYPPCDDYLDGLTITSCDYKEVFERYKDVANVVFLVDPPYLSTDSKTYRMYWKLSDYLDVLTVLSGHRFIYFTSNKSSIIELCDWMGRHPNLGDPFRNCHRREFNAHMNYSSSYTDIMLYTDAA; from the coding sequence ATGAGAAAACAATACCTTTCGGCACCGCTTCCATTCCAGGGACAGAAGCGGATGTTTGCCAAGGAGTACATCAAGGTGCTCCGGCAGTTCCCTGACTGTACGACTTTCGTGGACTTGTTCGGCGGCAGCGGGCTGCTGTCCCATATCGCCAAGTGCCAGAAGCCCAACTCCACCGTTGTATATAATGATTTTGACGGCTATCGTAAACGGCTGGAAGCCTTACCCCAGACGAATGCCCTGCTTGCTGAACTGCGTGCAATAATGGACGTTCCGCGACATAAGGCCATTATGGGAGAGCAGCGTAAGCAGGTGCTGTCGTGTATCCGCAGGCATGAGCGAGAGTACGGATATGTTGACTACATCACACTGTCCTCATCCATTCTGTTTTCGATGAAGTATGCCACAGAGTATGCAGACTTGGAAAAGGAGACCTTATATAATAAGATAAAGGGGGTGGATTATCCACCTTGCGACGACTATCTCGATGGACTGACCATTACCTCCTGTGATTACAAGGAGGTGTTTGAACGTTACAAGGACGTGGCGAACGTGGTATTCCTCGTAGATCCGCCCTATCTGAGTACGGACAGCAAGACCTACAGAATGTACTGGAAACTGTCCGATTACCTCGATGTGCTGACAGTTCTCTCCGGCCACCGCTTCATCTACTTCACCTCGAACAAGTCCTCTATCATAGAGTTGTGTGACTGGATGGGCAGACACCCGAACCTCGGCGACCCGTTCAGGAACTGCCACCGCAGGGAGTTCAACGCCCACATGAATTACAGTTCGTCCTATACGGACATCATGCTTTATACGGATGCCGCTTGA